The following proteins come from a genomic window of Drosophila sulfurigaster albostrigata strain 15112-1811.04 chromosome X, ASM2355843v2, whole genome shotgun sequence:
- the LOC133848496 gene encoding large ribosomal subunit protein eL37A: MTKGTSSFGKRHNKTHTLCRRCGRSSYHIQKSTCAQCGYPAAKLRSYNWSVKAKRRKTTGTGRMSHLKVVRRRFRNGFREGTQAKPKKAQAGK, translated from the exons ATG ACGAAGGGTACCTCGAGCTTTGGTAAACGCCACAATAAGACGCACACTTTGTGCCGTCGCTGTGGACGTTCCTCCTACCACATCCAGAAGTCCACTTGCGCTCAGTGCGGTTACCCAGCTGCCAAGTTGCGTTCGT ACAACTGGTCCGTTAAGGCCAAGAGGAGGAAGACCACTGGCACTGGCCGCATGAGCCACTTGAAGGTGGTGCGCCGCCGTTTCCGCAACGGATTCCGCGAGGGAACCCAGGCCAAGCCCAAGAAGGCCCAGGCcggcaaataa